From the Maioricimonas rarisocia genome, one window contains:
- a CDS encoding rhomboid family intramembrane serine protease, translating into MAVARELRSQPAWITLLMIAANVALLVAMVVGGASPLMPDANRMIEWGANYGPRTMAGEWWRLVSNTFLHFGVVHLALNMWVLWVVGRMVERLVGHFGFLLMYVAAGVLGSLASLIWDPVVVSAGASSSVFGVVGALFGFLAPRRDSMPLHVLKKFRSSVVTFLVVNLLFGISIPGIDNAAHVGGFAGGLLSGWLLSQPLTPELHRMRWRRNAGLVAVMTVVIGGVLLAMPPAPADVAAEMELVEQEHDRLIDVYNDLIGAWQRGQLTDEACADSVAAQVLVPWRDLRGEVGSLAEEPGANREFIVPFVEYLSLREQSWELMVDALRKRDPILLGQYLMKFRAADKALDELLGDDEDAAADADDKP; encoded by the coding sequence GTGGCCGTTGCAAGGGAACTGCGCTCTCAGCCGGCGTGGATCACGCTGCTGATGATTGCGGCGAACGTCGCATTGCTGGTTGCGATGGTGGTCGGCGGTGCGAGTCCACTCATGCCGGACGCCAATCGGATGATCGAATGGGGCGCGAACTACGGGCCCCGTACGATGGCGGGCGAATGGTGGCGGCTGGTCAGCAATACGTTTCTGCACTTCGGCGTCGTCCATCTGGCGCTGAATATGTGGGTCCTGTGGGTCGTGGGCCGAATGGTCGAGCGACTGGTGGGTCATTTCGGCTTTCTGCTGATGTATGTGGCCGCGGGCGTACTGGGGAGTCTGGCGAGCCTGATCTGGGATCCGGTCGTCGTGAGTGCGGGCGCTTCGAGTTCAGTATTCGGAGTGGTGGGAGCACTGTTCGGATTCCTGGCACCGCGACGCGACTCGATGCCGCTGCACGTGCTCAAAAAGTTTCGCAGCAGCGTGGTGACGTTTCTGGTCGTGAACCTGCTGTTCGGGATCTCGATCCCAGGGATCGACAACGCGGCTCACGTCGGTGGATTCGCTGGCGGTTTGCTGTCCGGCTGGCTGCTCAGTCAACCGCTGACGCCGGAACTGCACCGCATGCGGTGGCGGCGGAACGCGGGACTGGTGGCGGTCATGACGGTCGTCATCGGCGGAGTGCTGCTGGCGATGCCGCCGGCCCCGGCCGACGTGGCGGCCGAAATGGAACTGGTCGAGCAGGAGCATGACCGACTGATCGACGTGTACAACGACCTCATCGGCGCGTGGCAACGGGGCCAGTTGACGGATGAGGCATGTGCTGACAGTGTCGCGGCCCAGGTGCTCGTTCCCTGGCGGGACCTGCGGGGTGAGGTCGGATCGCTCGCCGAAGAACCGGGCGCGAACCGGGAATTCATCGTACCGTTCGTCGAGTATCTCTCGCTGCGGGAGCAGTCGTGGGAACTGATGGTCGATGCGCTGCGGAAGCGCGATCCGATTCTGCTGGGTCAGTACCTCATGAAGTTTCGCGCCGCGGACAAGGCGCTGGACGAATTGCTCGGTGACGACGAGGATGCAGCCGCGGACGCGGACGACAAGCCGTAA
- a CDS encoding translation initiation factor produces the protein MGLFAGTQWDRPPRCERCDELEEDCTCEPEPPVRIPPEKQTARLSVEKRKKGKVVTVIRGLPEEGNDLPELLTKLKTTCGSGGSLKEGVLELQGDQLERVRVALKTIGFKVKG, from the coding sequence ATGGGACTGTTTGCTGGGACGCAGTGGGACCGGCCGCCGCGGTGTGAGCGGTGCGACGAGCTGGAAGAAGACTGCACGTGCGAGCCGGAGCCGCCGGTCCGGATCCCGCCGGAGAAGCAGACGGCGCGGCTGTCGGTGGAGAAGCGGAAGAAGGGGAAGGTGGTGACGGTGATCCGCGGATTGCCGGAGGAGGGGAACGATCTGCCGGAGCTGCTGACGAAGCTCAAGACGACGTGCGGGTCGGGGGGCTCGCTGAAGGAGGGTGTGCTGGAGCTGCAGGGGGATCAGCTGGAGCGTGTGCGTGTGGCGCTGAAGACCATCGGCTTCAAGGTGAAGGGGTAG
- a CDS encoding aminopeptidase has product MQDPRIDALARVLVEHSCQLEKGDRVLIEAFDLPDEALVCQLVRRAAERGAVPLVSWKNNRVLRALYQSSTKEGLEQIGRLERQRMEEMDAYIGIRGAANTSELSDVPDEQHELVRECWWKPVHIDERVPNTRWVVLRYPTPSMAQSARMSTEAFEEFYFNVCTADYAEMARRQEPLKQRMEQTDRVKIVGPGTELEFSIKNIPVIPCNGGRNIPDGEVFTAPVRDSMNGHLTYNTPSLYQGTVFDGIRFEFENGKIVNATCSNAPEKLNAVLDSDEGARYIGEWSMGCNNHIRQPMLDTLFDEKIGGSFHLTPGNAYDTADNGNRSQVHWDLVCIQTPEFGGGEIWFDGELVRKDGQFLPDDLKPLNDVI; this is encoded by the coding sequence ATGCAGGATCCACGGATTGACGCGTTGGCCCGGGTACTCGTGGAACACAGCTGCCAGCTCGAGAAGGGAGACCGGGTACTGATCGAGGCGTTCGATCTGCCGGACGAGGCCCTTGTCTGTCAGCTTGTGCGTCGGGCTGCCGAGCGGGGCGCGGTGCCGCTGGTGTCCTGGAAGAACAACCGTGTGCTGCGGGCGCTGTACCAGTCGTCGACCAAAGAAGGACTGGAGCAGATCGGGCGGCTCGAGCGGCAGCGAATGGAGGAAATGGACGCGTACATCGGCATTCGCGGGGCCGCGAACACCAGCGAACTGTCGGACGTGCCGGATGAACAGCACGAGCTGGTTCGCGAATGCTGGTGGAAGCCGGTGCACATCGATGAGCGGGTGCCGAACACGCGATGGGTCGTGCTGCGGTATCCGACGCCGTCGATGGCACAGTCGGCCCGCATGAGTACCGAAGCGTTCGAGGAGTTCTACTTTAACGTCTGCACGGCCGATTACGCCGAGATGGCCCGGCGGCAGGAGCCGCTCAAGCAGCGGATGGAACAAACGGACCGGGTGAAGATCGTCGGTCCGGGGACGGAGCTGGAATTCTCGATCAAGAACATTCCGGTCATTCCGTGCAACGGTGGTCGCAACATTCCGGATGGCGAAGTGTTCACCGCACCGGTCCGGGACAGCATGAACGGCCACCTCACGTACAACACGCCTTCGCTGTACCAGGGGACGGTGTTCGACGGCATCCGCTTCGAATTCGAGAACGGGAAGATCGTCAACGCGACGTGCAGCAACGCTCCTGAAAAGCTGAACGCGGTTCTCGACTCGGACGAGGGGGCACGGTACATCGGCGAGTGGTCGATGGGGTGCAACAACCACATCCGCCAGCCGATGCTCGATACGCTGTTCGACGAGAAGATCGGCGGGTCGTTTCACCTGACGCCGGGCAATGCGTACGACACCGCGGACAACGGCAACCGGAGCCAGGTGCACTGGGATCTGGTCTGCATTCAGACGCCGGAGTTCGGCGGTGGTGAGATCTGGTTCGACGGCGAGCTGGTGCGGAAGGACGGCCAGTTTCTGCCGGACGATCTGAAACCGCTTAACGACGTGATCTGA
- a CDS encoding ABC transporter permease: MTALDRKLIRNLWQMKGQAIAICAVIACGVATFVMSLSTMESLRISMERYYQEYRFAHVFAGLKRAPLSLLDRVALIPGVSRVHGRIVQEVTLDVVGFDEPVLGRLTSIPSYGKPPLNSLHLRSGRWIEPGRTGEVIVNEAFAEAHRLQPGDTIAAILNGRKKDLRIVGTAITPEYIYQIRAGELLPDDKRFGLFWMNEREMAAVFDMEGAFNNVVASVTYSASLPEILRQMDELIERYGGLGSYDRSDQSSHQFIDNEIKQLRSMGMVIPIIFLGVAAFLLNVVLTRLINTQREEIAALKAFGYTRLEIGIHYLKMVAVVVACGTLVGTAFGVWLGQNLTVMYTEFFRFPTLEFRFDWSIVISALAISLAAGGVGTIAAVRNAVVLPPAEAMRPAPPASYRPTILERIGLQELFSQSARIVLRNLERQPLKSLLSCLGIAMGLAILIVGSFSKDSIDYVMEAQFFDAQRQDVSVTFVEPLTPRALHDLTHLPGVLAVEPFRAIPARIRSKHHSRRVGIMGIPADGRLYRPLDVHRRVVEMPPEGVLMSRTLADVLDVRPGETILVEVLEGDRPQHELLVAELLDDFAGLSAYMGIDAVHELMQEDRVLSGAHLTVDPQQLKTLYTELKNTPRVASVTVKLAALRSFEETVAENLLTMQFFNVLFASVIAFGVVYNSARISLSERSRELATLRVIGFSRQEISAILLGELAVLVLVAIPLGLYLGYGFAYLTTLSMVDTEMFRIPLVIERKTYAFATTVIVLAALISGLVVRRRLDRLDLIGVLKTRE, translated from the coding sequence ATGACGGCGCTGGACCGCAAGCTGATCCGGAATCTATGGCAGATGAAGGGACAGGCGATTGCGATCTGCGCAGTGATCGCGTGCGGCGTGGCCACATTCGTGATGTCGCTGAGCACGATGGAGTCGCTACGCATCTCAATGGAGCGGTACTACCAGGAGTATCGCTTTGCACATGTCTTCGCGGGGCTGAAGCGGGCTCCGCTGTCGCTGCTGGACCGTGTCGCGCTGATTCCGGGAGTGTCCCGCGTGCACGGACGGATCGTGCAGGAGGTGACGCTCGATGTCGTCGGATTCGACGAACCCGTCCTGGGTCGGCTGACGTCGATCCCCAGCTACGGCAAGCCGCCGCTGAACTCCCTGCATCTGCGGAGCGGGCGGTGGATCGAACCGGGGCGGACCGGCGAGGTGATCGTCAACGAGGCGTTTGCCGAGGCGCATCGGCTGCAGCCGGGAGACACGATTGCCGCGATTCTGAACGGCCGCAAGAAGGACCTGCGGATCGTCGGGACCGCCATTACGCCGGAGTACATCTACCAGATCCGAGCCGGCGAGCTATTGCCGGATGACAAGCGGTTCGGGCTGTTCTGGATGAACGAGCGCGAGATGGCCGCGGTATTCGACATGGAAGGGGCGTTCAACAACGTCGTGGCGTCAGTGACGTACTCGGCGTCATTGCCGGAGATCCTGCGGCAGATGGACGAACTGATCGAGCGGTACGGGGGGCTGGGTTCGTACGATCGCTCGGATCAGTCGTCGCACCAGTTCATCGACAACGAGATCAAGCAGCTGCGCAGCATGGGAATGGTGATCCCGATCATCTTTCTGGGCGTCGCGGCATTCCTGCTGAACGTCGTCCTGACGCGACTGATCAACACGCAGCGGGAAGAGATCGCGGCACTCAAGGCATTCGGCTACACGAGGCTGGAGATCGGTATCCACTATCTGAAGATGGTGGCGGTCGTTGTGGCCTGCGGGACGCTGGTGGGGACGGCGTTCGGCGTGTGGCTCGGCCAGAATCTGACCGTGATGTACACAGAGTTCTTCCGGTTTCCGACGCTGGAATTCCGCTTCGACTGGAGCATTGTGATCAGCGCTCTGGCAATCAGTCTGGCGGCGGGCGGCGTGGGGACAATCGCGGCGGTCCGCAATGCCGTTGTCCTGCCACCGGCCGAGGCGATGCGTCCGGCTCCGCCGGCAAGCTACCGGCCCACGATTCTGGAGCGGATCGGCCTGCAGGAGCTGTTCTCGCAGTCGGCGCGGATCGTGCTGCGGAACCTGGAACGCCAGCCGCTGAAGTCGCTGCTCTCGTGTCTGGGAATTGCGATGGGCCTGGCGATTCTCATCGTCGGCAGTTTCTCGAAGGACTCGATCGACTATGTGATGGAAGCGCAGTTCTTCGACGCCCAGCGCCAGGACGTGTCGGTGACGTTTGTCGAGCCGCTGACTCCAAGGGCGCTGCATGATCTCACCCACCTGCCGGGTGTGCTGGCGGTCGAACCGTTTCGGGCCATCCCGGCCCGGATCCGTTCGAAGCATCACTCGCGACGTGTCGGCATCATGGGGATTCCGGCCGACGGCCGACTGTATCGACCGCTCGATGTCCACCGCCGGGTCGTCGAAATGCCGCCGGAGGGGGTGCTGATGTCCCGCACGCTCGCGGACGTGCTGGACGTGCGTCCGGGAGAGACGATTCTCGTTGAAGTACTCGAGGGAGACCGTCCTCAGCACGAACTCCTTGTGGCCGAACTGCTTGACGATTTTGCGGGTCTGTCCGCCTACATGGGGATCGATGCGGTCCATGAACTGATGCAGGAAGATCGGGTCCTGTCGGGGGCCCATCTGACGGTTGATCCACAGCAGCTGAAGACACTGTACACGGAACTCAAGAACACGCCGCGGGTTGCCTCCGTCACGGTGAAGCTGGCGGCCCTGCGGAGTTTTGAGGAGACGGTCGCCGAAAACCTGCTGACGATGCAGTTCTTCAATGTGCTGTTCGCAAGCGTGATTGCGTTCGGTGTCGTGTACAACAGTGCCCGGATTTCGTTGTCGGAACGGAGCCGCGAACTGGCCACGCTGCGGGTGATCGGTTTCAGCCGACAGGAGATTTCGGCGATCCTTCTGGGTGAACTGGCCGTTCTGGTTCTGGTCGCGATCCCGCTGGGATTGTATCTGGGTTACGGTTTCGCGTATCTGACGACGCTTTCGATGGTGGACACGGAAATGTTCCGGATTCCACTGGTGATCGAGCGGAAGACATATGCATTTGCGACAACGGTGATCGTCCTGGCGGCTCTGATTTCGGGCCTGGTCGTGCGACGGCGACTGGATCGACTCGACCTGATCGGGGTATTGAAGACGCGCGAGTGA
- a CDS encoding glycerate kinase type-2 family protein, producing MSDVESLRRDALAIWQAGVDAVRSEQLVVDAVRCDGRTLSVCGETFDLSEVGRIAVVGAGKAGAGMAAAVEEALGPDVLDAKVTGWVNVPADCVRELRTIRLHAGRPAGVNEPTAEGVAGTEEILRIVGSLGEEDLCLVLISGGGSALLPAPKPPVTLADKQEITRQLMHAGATIQELNAVRKRLSQVKGGGLARACRAGRMIALIISDVIGDPLDFIASGPTYPDGTTDAEALAILQKYLGSDIPARVLELLESREEACEESFPHDRVVNRIIGNNASAVNAAAAEATGRGYEVISLGSGNAGEANAEGRQLWERCRSLREDRAGHSGPVCVLSGGEPVVQLARTDKPRKGGRNQQLVLAGLVAAAEDGLRDVVLLSGGTDGEDGPTDAAGAYVDAVVLEAARRQGLDAESYLAINDAYTFFEHAGGLIKSGPTHTNVMDLRVGLVGRE from the coding sequence ATGTCCGACGTGGAGAGTCTCCGCCGGGATGCGCTGGCGATCTGGCAGGCGGGGGTGGATGCCGTCCGGTCGGAACAGCTGGTGGTCGACGCGGTTCGCTGTGACGGCAGGACGCTTTCCGTCTGTGGCGAGACGTTTGACCTGTCCGAGGTGGGACGGATTGCGGTCGTCGGTGCCGGGAAGGCGGGTGCGGGGATGGCGGCCGCGGTCGAGGAGGCTCTCGGACCGGACGTGCTCGACGCGAAGGTGACCGGGTGGGTCAACGTGCCGGCCGACTGCGTGCGGGAGCTGCGGACGATCCGCCTGCATGCGGGACGCCCGGCGGGCGTCAATGAGCCGACGGCGGAGGGTGTCGCGGGGACGGAGGAGATCCTGCGGATCGTCGGTTCGCTCGGCGAGGAGGATCTCTGTCTGGTGCTGATCTCGGGCGGGGGGAGTGCACTGCTGCCGGCTCCGAAGCCTCCCGTTACGCTGGCGGACAAGCAGGAGATCACCCGGCAGCTGATGCATGCGGGGGCGACGATCCAGGAGCTGAATGCGGTCCGCAAGCGGTTGTCGCAGGTGAAGGGGGGCGGGCTGGCACGAGCCTGCCGGGCGGGGCGGATGATCGCGCTGATCATCTCCGACGTGATCGGCGATCCGCTCGACTTCATCGCATCGGGTCCGACATATCCCGACGGGACGACCGATGCGGAGGCGCTGGCGATCCTGCAGAAGTACCTCGGCAGTGACATCCCTGCACGAGTACTCGAGCTGCTGGAGAGTCGGGAGGAAGCGTGCGAGGAAAGCTTTCCCCACGACCGAGTCGTGAACCGGATCATCGGCAATAACGCCTCCGCGGTGAACGCTGCCGCGGCAGAGGCGACCGGGCGGGGGTATGAGGTGATCTCGCTCGGGTCGGGGAATGCCGGCGAGGCCAACGCGGAAGGCCGGCAGCTGTGGGAGCGCTGCCGATCGCTGCGGGAGGACCGGGCGGGGCATTCGGGACCGGTCTGTGTGCTGAGTGGCGGCGAGCCGGTGGTGCAGCTGGCCAGGACCGACAAGCCGCGGAAGGGGGGCCGGAATCAGCAGCTTGTGCTGGCCGGTCTGGTGGCGGCAGCGGAGGACGGTCTGCGGGACGTCGTGCTGCTGTCGGGTGGCACGGACGGGGAGGATGGTCCGACCGATGCGGCGGGAGCGTACGTGGATGCGGTCGTGCTCGAAGCAGCACGCCGGCAGGGGCTCGATGCCGAGTCGTACCTGGCGATCAACGATGCGTACACGTTCTTCGAGCATGCGGGGGGGCTGATCAAGTCGGGGCCGACGCATACGAACGTGATGGATCTGCGAGTGGGGCTGGTGGGAAGGGAGTAG
- a CDS encoding type I phosphomannose isomerase catalytic subunit has product MGPLLFRPIIKRIRWGGRRLGDVLAKPIGNESDYAESWEISDHGEDQSVVVEGPLAGTTLHELVTNHADELFGEQSFDRDQFPLLVKFLDASDRLSVQVHPNDALARTYQQDENGKTEAWVILDADRDSRLYVGLKEGIDAATLQEHIRSETLEECLHTIAVKPGDCVFVPAGTVHAIGEGILLAEIQQSSDLTFRLYDWGRVGTDGKPRQLHIEDALKCIDFERGPVEPVEPRRLPAGIPAEELVHCPYFCIRRYRGEGAFQVPEDGRFHVFMVIGGEARLEWDHESTGLLLGQTALLPAVRQSTRLHLPADAIVLDAFVP; this is encoded by the coding sequence ATGGGACCACTGCTGTTCCGGCCGATCATCAAACGGATTCGCTGGGGTGGCCGGCGGCTGGGTGACGTTCTTGCCAAGCCGATCGGCAACGAATCGGACTATGCGGAGAGCTGGGAAATCTCCGACCATGGCGAGGATCAGAGCGTTGTCGTGGAAGGCCCGCTTGCCGGAACAACGCTGCATGAGCTTGTCACGAATCATGCTGATGAGCTGTTCGGCGAGCAGTCGTTTGACCGCGACCAATTCCCGCTGCTGGTGAAGTTTCTGGATGCATCGGACCGGCTGTCGGTGCAGGTTCACCCGAACGATGCGCTCGCCCGTACGTATCAGCAGGACGAGAACGGCAAGACAGAAGCGTGGGTCATTCTCGATGCTGACCGGGACAGCCGCCTGTACGTGGGCCTGAAGGAAGGCATCGATGCTGCCACGCTGCAGGAACACATTCGCAGCGAAACACTCGAAGAGTGTCTGCACACCATCGCGGTGAAGCCGGGTGACTGCGTCTTCGTGCCGGCCGGAACCGTGCATGCGATCGGCGAAGGAATCCTGCTGGCCGAGATCCAGCAGTCGAGCGACCTGACGTTTCGGCTGTACGACTGGGGCCGCGTCGGAACCGACGGCAAGCCGCGGCAACTGCACATCGAAGACGCACTCAAGTGCATCGACTTCGAGCGGGGTCCGGTCGAGCCGGTTGAGCCGCGAAGACTTCCGGCCGGCATTCCGGCAGAAGAACTGGTGCACTGCCCGTACTTCTGCATTCGGCGGTACCGGGGTGAGGGAGCGTTTCAGGTTCCTGAAGATGGCCGGTTCCATGTGTTCATGGTGATCGGTGGGGAAGCCCGTCTGGAATGGGACCACGAGTCGACGGGGTTGTTGCTCGGCCAGACGGCTCTTCTGCCTGCGGTCCGTCAGTCGACGCGGCTTCATCTTCCTGCCGACGCCATCGTGCTGGATGCGTTTGTGCCGTGA
- a CDS encoding SRPBCC family protein, with translation MAVFEHRQAIPRPVETVFDFFTRTENLMELSSPDMGLMFTSAPDVITQGARLEFRVQGFGQVREIIHEVVEFERPRRFREEMVDGPMPRWVHEHVFEAVDGEAVVYDRIDFEPPGGILGIFLTENKILDSLEDGFLHRERVVERMLREGLIS, from the coding sequence ATGGCGGTTTTCGAACATCGGCAGGCCATTCCACGTCCTGTCGAGACCGTTTTCGACTTTTTCACGCGGACCGAGAACCTCATGGAGCTGAGCTCCCCCGACATGGGTCTGATGTTCACGTCGGCACCGGACGTGATTACACAAGGGGCGCGGCTGGAGTTTCGCGTGCAGGGGTTCGGCCAGGTTCGTGAGATTATCCACGAGGTGGTCGAGTTCGAACGTCCGCGGCGGTTCCGCGAGGAAATGGTCGACGGCCCCATGCCCCGCTGGGTCCACGAACATGTTTTCGAAGCGGTTGACGGCGAGGCGGTCGTGTATGATCGCATTGACTTCGAACCGCCGGGGGGGATTCTCGGGATTTTCCTCACCGAGAACAAGATCCTCGATTCGCTCGAGGATGGTTTTCTGCATCGCGAGCGGGTCGTCGAGCGAATGCTCCGTGAAGGTCTGATCTCATGA
- a CDS encoding peroxiredoxin, translating into MQTALRTLVLTGCIGLLVSGAQAAEKGKSLSVGDPAPQFSLLDDEGKEWKSSEHYGEKIVVVYFYPADMTGGCTKQACGFRDDMSKLKSEDVEVVGISGDSVRNHQLFKQAHDLNFTLLADTEGKAAEKFGVPYTPGERTVKAVIGGKEFDLVRTVTTRRWTFVVDKEGKIAMINSKVKAAEDSKAVMEAISKLD; encoded by the coding sequence GTGCAAACTGCCCTGCGTACCCTCGTGCTGACCGGCTGCATCGGACTTCTTGTCAGTGGCGCTCAGGCCGCCGAGAAAGGAAAGTCCCTCTCCGTCGGTGACCCGGCTCCCCAGTTTTCGCTGCTCGACGACGAGGGGAAGGAATGGAAATCGTCGGAGCACTACGGCGAGAAGATCGTGGTGGTCTACTTCTACCCGGCCGACATGACCGGCGGATGCACGAAGCAAGCCTGCGGATTCCGGGACGACATGTCGAAGCTGAAGTCGGAAGATGTCGAAGTGGTCGGCATCAGTGGTGACAGCGTCCGCAATCACCAGCTCTTCAAGCAGGCGCATGATCTCAACTTCACGCTGCTGGCCGACACCGAAGGGAAAGCCGCTGAAAAGTTCGGCGTGCCGTACACGCCCGGCGAGCGGACCGTCAAGGCGGTGATCGGCGGCAAGGAGTTCGATCTGGTCCGGACGGTGACGACGCGTCGGTGGACGTTCGTTGTCGACAAGGAAGGCAAGATCGCGATGATCAACAGCAAGGTGAAGGCTGCCGAAGACAGCAAGGCGGTCATGGAAGCAATCAGCAAGCTCGACTGA
- a CDS encoding efflux RND transporter periplasmic adaptor subunit: MKSWWRRILPIGLGIGLLALIVWAYLPKPVPVDAVSVERGPMTVAVSEDGKTRIKERFLVSTPLSGRVRRIELDPGDPVSATETLLATILPSDPDLLNPRALAEARARVNAADSAVKRAEATLAAAEAEQENAEAHHERVRRLHERDAATDDQLEEAMLEMRTARERYRSAAFAVEIARFEFDQSEAALLRSSPEGQNEETDWAFEIISPIDGVVLRVLQESSAVLSPGTPLLELGDPRNLELEVDVLSTDAVKIEPGARVFVNHWGGERPLEGTVRLVEPAAFTKISALGVEEQRVYVIADLNTSAAEAARLGDGFRFEAEIVVWEGGDVLQVPASALFRVGEEWAVFVIEDGRAQLREVELGHRNPSTAEVLEGLSARERVIIYPSDRVVDGVEVTVR, from the coding sequence ATGAAATCCTGGTGGCGACGAATCCTGCCGATTGGCCTTGGAATCGGTTTGCTGGCACTGATCGTGTGGGCGTATCTTCCCAAGCCAGTTCCCGTCGACGCGGTGAGCGTCGAACGTGGTCCGATGACGGTTGCCGTCAGCGAGGATGGCAAGACGCGCATCAAGGAACGATTTCTCGTTTCGACCCCACTTTCGGGCCGGGTGCGGCGGATTGAACTCGATCCGGGCGATCCGGTGAGTGCGACCGAGACTCTGCTGGCGACGATCCTGCCGAGTGATCCGGACCTGCTCAATCCGCGAGCTCTCGCAGAGGCTCGTGCCCGAGTGAACGCGGCCGACTCGGCGGTGAAACGGGCCGAAGCGACTCTTGCGGCGGCCGAAGCGGAGCAGGAGAACGCCGAAGCGCATCACGAACGAGTGCGTCGGCTGCACGAACGGGATGCGGCGACCGATGACCAGCTTGAAGAAGCGATGCTGGAAATGCGGACGGCACGAGAGCGATACCGGTCGGCGGCATTCGCGGTGGAGATCGCCCGCTTTGAATTCGACCAGTCGGAAGCGGCGCTGCTGCGAAGTTCTCCCGAGGGTCAGAACGAGGAGACCGACTGGGCGTTTGAGATCATCAGTCCGATCGACGGTGTCGTCCTGCGGGTGCTGCAGGAAAGTAGTGCAGTGCTCTCTCCCGGGACGCCGCTGCTGGAGCTGGGCGATCCCCGAAATCTCGAACTGGAAGTCGATGTCCTCTCGACCGACGCGGTGAAGATCGAACCGGGTGCCCGGGTGTTCGTCAATCACTGGGGCGGAGAGCGGCCGCTCGAAGGGACGGTCCGCCTGGTAGAACCGGCGGCATTCACAAAGATCTCGGCGCTGGGCGTCGAAGAGCAGCGGGTCTACGTGATCGCCGACCTGAACACGTCGGCCGCAGAGGCAGCGCGGCTGGGAGATGGATTTCGCTTCGAGGCGGAGATTGTGGTGTGGGAAGGCGGAGACGTGCTGCAGGTTCCGGCCAGTGCACTGTTTCGCGTCGGAGAAGAGTGGGCGGTGTTTGTCATCGAAGATGGACGGGCGCAACTGCGCGAAGTCGAACTGGGTCACCGGAACCCGTCGACTGCAGAAGTGCTCGAAGGCCTGTCCGCCAGGGAGCGGGTGATCATTTATCCGAGCGACCGGGTCGTTGACGGAGTCGAAGTCACCGTGCGGTGA
- the miaA gene encoding tRNA (adenosine(37)-N6)-dimethylallyltransferase MiaA, which translates to MHFELRLLQRCWFIAGPTAVGKTTLAIEIATRLGAEILSLDSMSLYRGMDIGTAKPSAEEQQRIPHHLVDILDPHEGCDVANYVELAHQAAMEIDARGKIPLFAGGTGLYLRSILRGVFVGPSADPEFRSKVEEEADGQPPGYLHEKLRSVDPASAVRLHPNDQRRLIRALEVYHVTGRPASVLQTQQPLPAADRPRHVYWLEPPRDWLYDRINRRVDAMIAEGLVDEVRALLARPDGIGSTARQALGYKEIIDHLDGRCTLDEAITAIKTRTRQFAKRQHTWFRNLEECTPIAVIPDESPSELADRLVALA; encoded by the coding sequence ATGCACTTCGAACTACGGCTGCTGCAGCGCTGCTGGTTCATTGCCGGCCCTACCGCTGTCGGGAAAACCACCCTCGCCATCGAAATCGCCACTCGCCTGGGGGCCGAAATCCTCTCGCTGGACTCGATGTCCCTCTACCGCGGCATGGACATCGGTACGGCCAAACCGTCTGCGGAAGAACAGCAGCGCATCCCCCACCACCTGGTCGATATCCTCGACCCTCACGAGGGATGCGACGTCGCCAACTATGTCGAACTGGCTCATCAAGCGGCCATGGAGATCGACGCCCGCGGCAAGATCCCCCTCTTTGCTGGCGGAACCGGGCTGTACCTGCGATCGATTCTCCGCGGCGTGTTTGTCGGACCGTCGGCCGATCCGGAATTTCGCAGCAAGGTCGAAGAGGAAGCCGACGGACAGCCCCCCGGATACCTGCACGAGAAACTCCGGTCGGTCGATCCCGCCTCCGCAGTCCGGCTCCATCCCAATGATCAGCGACGACTGATCCGTGCGCTGGAAGTTTACCACGTCACTGGACGCCCCGCTTCCGTACTGCAGACGCAGCAGCCGCTCCCCGCCGCCGACCGGCCTCGTCACGTCTACTGGCTCGAACCGCCCCGCGACTGGCTGTACGACCGGATCAATCGCCGCGTCGACGCCATGATTGCAGAGGGACTCGTCGACGAGGTCCGCGCACTTCTTGCCCGGCCGGATGGGATCGGCTCCACCGCCCGGCAGGCCCTCGGCTACAAGGAGATCATCGACCACCTCGACGGACGCTGCACGCTCGACGAGGCGATCACCGCGATCAAGACCCGCACCCGGCAGTTCGCCAAACGGCAGCACACCTGGTTCCGCAATCTCGAAGAATGCACGCCCATCGCGGTCATCCCCGACGAGTCCCCGTCCGAACTCGCTGATCGCCTGGTCGCGTTGGCGTAG